In Rhodamnia argentea isolate NSW1041297 chromosome 11, ASM2092103v1, whole genome shotgun sequence, one genomic interval encodes:
- the LOC125312985 gene encoding 2-methylene-furan-3-one reductase-like — protein MAANSAVPAKMKAWVYREHGDVATVLRLDSELEVPEVQEGQVLVKVLAAALNPVDTMRVNGVFQLPGSALPAVPGYDLAGIVVKVGREVKDLKVGDEVYGFMWHAKKDGTLAEYAAVEVAFLALKPKKLSFEEAASLPVVIQTAYGGLERAGLSRGKSVLVLGGAGGVGTITIQLAKEVFGASRVAATSSTGKLDLLKSLGADLAIDYTKVNFEDLPEKFDVVYDAVGQSARAVKAVKPGGSVVTIVEHGKELPPPAFSFVATSDCSTLEKVKPFLESGKVKPVIDPKSPFPFAQAIEAFSYLQTGRATGKVVIHPVP, from the exons ATGGCTGCGAATTCCGCCGTTCCGGCTAAAATGAAGGCCTGGGTGTACCGCGAGCATGGAGACGTCGCCACCGTGTTGAGATTGGACTCGGAGCTCGAGGTCCCAGAAGTGCAAGAAGGCCAGGTGCTGGTTAAGGTACTCGCCGCGGCGCTCAATCCGGTTGACACCATGAGAGTGAACGGGGTTTTCCAGCTCCCGGGCTCTGCTTTACCG GCTGTGCCGGGTTACGATCTCGCCGGCATCGTGGTGAAGGTGGGTCGCGAAGTGAAGGATCTCAAGGTGGGGGATGAGGTATATGGATTTATGTGGCACGCCAAGAAAGACGGAACGCTGGCCGAGTACGCTGCCGTGGAAGTGGCGTTCTTGGCTTTGAAGCCCAAGAAACTGAGTTTCGAGGAGGCTGCTTCTCTGCCGGTGGTTATTCAGACCGCCTACGGAGGCCTTGAAAGAGCTGGCCTCTCTCGTGGCAAGTCTGTCCTTGTCTTGGGTGGAGCTGGTGGTGTCGGCACGATCACGATACAG CTAGCTAAGGAAGTTTTTGGTGCATCAAGAGTAGCGGCCACATCTAGCACTGGGAAGCTAGATTTGTTGAAGAGTTTGGGTGCTGATCTGGCCATTGACTACACCAAGGTCAACTTTGAAGACCTCCCAGAAAAGTTTGATGTTGTCTATGATGCAGTTG GGCAAAGTGCGCGGGCAGTGAAGGCCGTGAAGCCAGGAGGGAGCGTGGTGACGATTGTCGAGCATGGGAAGGAATTACCACCGCCCGCTTTCTCTTTCGTGGCAACTTCAGACTGTTCGACCTTGGAGAAGGTGAAGCCCTTCTTGGAGAGCGGGAAGGTGAAGCCAGTGATCGATCCCAAGAGCCCGTTCCCGTTCGCGCAGGCCATCGAGGCCTTCTCATATCTTCAAACCGGGCGGGCAACCGGGAAAGTCGTGATCCACCCTGTCCCGTGA